A genomic region of Alistipes megaguti contains the following coding sequences:
- a CDS encoding pectinesterase family protein, whose protein sequence is MKRLLMLIGVLAALTTSAAPLRIHLIGDSTCATKDLAGENPERGWGQMFEPLFDEGVEVLNHALNGRSTKSFRDEGHWTEVLSDLREGDYLFIQFGHNDQKQNDSTRYALPEAYAENLRRYIREARERGARPVVLTSVVRRHFTDGRLDDTHGAYLDAARRTAAEEHTPLIDAERLTRTWIEGLGDAASRNFFVWVEAGTCPRWPDGREDNTHLNVRGARTVARLIAAQLPATLPELGRHLVGSDFTVARDGSGDFFTLTEAVAAVPDFGRDTTRIVVCEGVYREKISIPATKRLVALTGRGAVTVSWDDHASETGPTGHRLGTSGSSTVYFGGEGWTVRHMTFENTAGRVGQAVAVQCLATNLRFIGCRFLGNQDTLYLYGVGNRDGERVAENARIRFEGCYIEGTTDFIFGSAAALFRRCEIRSKADSYVTAASTCRGQRCGMIFEECRLTADEGVTSCWLGRPWRDYAQTLFLRCWLGGHIRPEGWHDWDKPRARRTVRYGEYACEGPGAAPKARVGWSRQLSAREARQAIADFDR, encoded by the coding sequence ATGAAACGACTTTTGATGTTGATAGGGGTGCTGGCGGCTTTGACGACGTCGGCGGCGCCGTTGCGCATCCACCTGATCGGCGACTCGACCTGTGCGACGAAGGATCTCGCCGGGGAGAATCCCGAACGGGGCTGGGGGCAGATGTTCGAGCCGCTCTTCGACGAGGGGGTCGAGGTGCTGAACCATGCGCTGAACGGCCGCTCGACCAAGTCGTTTCGCGATGAGGGACACTGGACCGAGGTGCTGTCCGATCTGCGCGAGGGGGACTACCTCTTCATCCAGTTCGGCCACAACGATCAGAAACAGAACGACTCGACCCGTTATGCCCTGCCCGAGGCGTATGCGGAGAATCTGCGGCGCTACATCCGCGAGGCGCGCGAACGGGGAGCCCGGCCGGTGGTGCTGACCTCGGTGGTGCGGCGCCACTTCACCGACGGACGGCTCGACGATACGCACGGCGCCTACCTCGATGCCGCACGCCGCACAGCGGCCGAAGAGCACACGCCGCTGATCGACGCCGAGCGGCTGACCCGCACGTGGATCGAGGGGCTGGGCGACGCGGCTTCGCGGAACTTTTTCGTGTGGGTCGAGGCGGGCACCTGTCCGCGGTGGCCCGACGGTCGTGAGGACAATACGCATCTCAACGTCCGCGGGGCGCGGACCGTGGCGCGGCTGATTGCCGCACAGCTGCCCGCCACGCTTCCGGAGCTGGGCCGGCACCTTGTCGGGTCGGATTTTACGGTGGCCCGGGATGGTTCGGGGGACTTTTTCACCCTGACGGAGGCCGTGGCCGCCGTTCCGGACTTCGGCCGCGACACGACGCGTATTGTCGTCTGTGAAGGGGTCTATCGGGAGAAGATCTCCATTCCGGCCACCAAACGATTGGTGGCCCTTACGGGACGCGGCGCCGTGACGGTCTCGTGGGACGACCATGCCTCCGAAACGGGCCCGACGGGCCATCGGCTCGGGACGTCGGGCTCCTCGACCGTCTACTTTGGCGGTGAGGGGTGGACGGTGCGCCACATGACCTTCGAGAACACGGCCGGACGCGTCGGGCAGGCCGTGGCGGTGCAGTGCCTGGCCACGAACCTCCGCTTCATCGGCTGCCGTTTCCTGGGCAATCAGGATACGCTCTACCTCTACGGCGTGGGCAACCGCGACGGCGAACGCGTGGCGGAGAATGCCCGTATCCGCTTCGAAGGGTGCTACATCGAGGGGACGACCGACTTCATCTTCGGCTCGGCGGCGGCGCTGTTCCGGCGGTGCGAGATCCGTTCGAAGGCCGACTCCTACGTGACGGCCGCCTCGACCTGCCGCGGGCAGCGTTGCGGGATGATCTTCGAGGAGTGCCGCCTGACGGCCGACGAGGGGGTGACTTCCTGCTGGCTGGGGCGTCCGTGGCGCGACTATGCGCAGACGCTCTTCCTCCGATGCTGGCTCGGCGGTCATATCCGCCCCGAAGGGTGGCACGACTGGGACAAACCCCGCGCCCGCCGTACGGTCCGTTACGGCGAGTATGCCTGCGAGGGGCCCGGTGCCGCCCCGAAGGCGCGCGTCGGATGGTCGCGGCAGCTCTCCGCACGCGAAGCCCGGCAGGCTATCGCCGATTTCGACCGCTGA
- a CDS encoding pectate lyase codes for MNRFFSYLGLSVLFCVGACSSNSAEETLDGGGRVLPVPTVSVTVKELTANVQWSLSEQVTNVRYTYEFYRGEAASPAETATTRYTSHDFELTEGESYRVRVRATSPVGTSEWQDSPFSEFVSFTSEGPEPDPDEPDDTQPGDGSMFGLPLANENDGVVRAFPGAEGGGMYATGGRGGEVYHVTNLNDSGAGSFRDAVSKSNRTIVFDVAGTIALNSKLKITSSNLTIAGQTAPGDGICIRNYTVELQGDNIIIRYLRFRMGDTTKTEDDALGGRYHANIVIDHCSMSWCTDECASLYANRNFTMQWCIISESLCNSVHAKGEHGYGGIWGGKDASFHHNLLAHHVSRNPRFDHPYVYDKNNASIIEQYHGHVDFRNNAIYNWGQSESCYGGELCWLNMVNNYYKEGPASKSNKYFFAAYGNSCSSCASYGYSYEEIMPRIYADGNLYLKRDGSQAAFSTDNYTGIYDKDKKSFDTYAKDATGTFRQPAALSITSDGRSCYTTTHSAREAFDAILSYGGASLSRDAVDQRAVNDARSGGATINDGGNGSTGGIIDTQSAVDGWPELTATDEQIARAATDSDGDGIPDYYEELFGLDKNNAADGKAKTLDPQGLYTNLEVYLHYLVRDITKAQVEGGNYTVLN; via the coding sequence ATGAATCGTTTCTTTTCCTATTTGGGACTGAGTGTCCTGTTCTGCGTGGGGGCCTGCAGCAGCAACTCCGCCGAAGAGACGCTCGATGGCGGGGGCCGGGTATTGCCGGTCCCGACGGTGAGCGTAACGGTGAAGGAGCTGACGGCCAACGTGCAGTGGAGCCTCTCCGAGCAGGTCACCAACGTGCGCTATACCTACGAATTCTACCGCGGCGAGGCGGCGTCGCCTGCAGAGACGGCCACGACGCGTTACACGTCGCATGATTTCGAACTGACCGAGGGCGAAAGCTACCGGGTGCGTGTGCGGGCGACATCGCCCGTCGGGACCAGCGAGTGGCAGGATTCGCCCTTCTCGGAGTTCGTCTCCTTCACGAGTGAGGGCCCGGAGCCCGATCCCGACGAACCGGACGATACGCAGCCGGGCGACGGTTCGATGTTCGGCCTTCCGCTGGCCAACGAGAACGACGGCGTGGTGCGCGCCTTCCCGGGAGCCGAGGGCGGCGGCATGTACGCGACGGGCGGCCGCGGCGGCGAGGTCTACCACGTGACGAACCTCAACGACAGCGGTGCGGGGTCGTTCCGTGACGCGGTGAGCAAGTCGAACCGCACGATCGTCTTCGACGTGGCCGGCACCATCGCCCTGAACTCGAAGCTCAAGATCACGAGCAGTAATCTGACCATCGCCGGGCAGACGGCCCCGGGCGACGGCATCTGCATCCGCAACTATACGGTCGAGCTGCAGGGCGACAACATCATCATCCGCTACCTGCGCTTCCGCATGGGCGATACGACCAAGACCGAGGACGATGCGCTGGGCGGCCGCTACCACGCCAACATCGTGATCGACCACTGCTCGATGTCGTGGTGCACGGACGAGTGTGCGTCGCTCTACGCCAACCGCAACTTCACGATGCAGTGGTGCATCATCTCCGAAAGCCTCTGCAACTCGGTTCACGCGAAGGGCGAACATGGCTACGGCGGCATCTGGGGCGGCAAGGACGCCTCGTTCCACCACAATCTGCTGGCCCACCACGTGAGCCGCAACCCGCGTTTCGACCACCCGTACGTCTACGACAAGAACAACGCCTCGATCATCGAGCAGTACCACGGTCACGTCGACTTCCGCAACAACGCGATCTACAACTGGGGCCAGAGCGAGAGCTGCTACGGCGGCGAGCTGTGCTGGCTCAACATGGTGAACAACTACTACAAGGAGGGTCCCGCGTCGAAGAGCAACAAGTACTTCTTCGCGGCCTACGGCAACAGCTGCAGCAGTTGCGCTTCGTACGGCTACAGCTACGAGGAGATCATGCCGCGGATCTACGCCGACGGCAACCTCTACCTGAAGCGTGACGGTTCGCAGGCCGCCTTCTCGACGGACAACTACACGGGCATCTACGACAAGGACAAGAAGTCGTTTGACACCTACGCAAAGGATGCCACCGGGACGTTCCGCCAGCCGGCTGCACTTTCCATTACGTCGGACGGCCGCTCCTGCTATACGACCACGCACAGTGCCCGGGAAGCGTTCGATGCCATTCTCTCCTACGGCGGCGCTTCGCTGAGCCGCGATGCGGTGGATCAGCGTGCGGTGAACGATGCGCGGTCGGGCGGTGCGACGATCAACGACGGCGGCAACGGCTCGACGGGCGGTATCATCGACACGCAGTCGGCCGTGGACGGATGGCCCGAGCTGACGGCTACCGACGAGCAGATCGCCCGTGCCGCCACGGACAGCGACGGCGACGGCATCCCCGACTACTATGAGGAGCTCTTCGGTCTGGACAAGAACAACGCTGCGGACGGCAAGGCGAAGACGCTCGATCCGCAGGGACTCTATACCAATCTGGAGGTCTATCTCCACTACCTGGTGCGCGACATCACCAAGGCCCAGGTCGAGGGTGGCAACTATACGGTGCTCAATTGA
- a CDS encoding glycoside hydrolase family 28 protein: MNFKDVTICLLAAAMSAGAGCSSQRASAESPEALPFEMPAVPRPQIPARAVSIVDFGAVGDGHTLNTTAFAAAIDSLAAQGGGRVTVPEGVWYTGPIVLKDHIELHLEQNALIVFDNDPAHYPLVETTFEGLNTLRCQSPLSACGAKDVAITGRGVIDGNGDAWRAVKRDKLTDREWKAKLASGGVLSDDGKTWYPSESYKFGATSGADQNVSTWATTREDFERMHDFLRPVMVSLHHCENVLLEGVTFQNSPCWNIHPAMCTNLTVHNITVRCPDYAQNSDGIDIESCRNVVVTSSRFDVGDDGICIKSGKDEAGRRRGIPCENILVSDCIVFHGHGGFVVGSEMSGGVRNVLVSDCIFSGTDVGLRFKSTRGRGGVVENIWIEDITMNNILQEPLLFDLFYGGKSASEALAEGGSAAAADLEPKPVDETTPAFRNIHIRNVWCRGARRAMYFNGLPEMNVEHVTVENTHIYARTGARINESTDVVLRDVQIIPEEGPALMLNNVKSLRVENFTCPAGLPTALQVTGSRNRDVEIRSPHIAASNASLSETSAGQVAINR, encoded by the coding sequence ATGAACTTCAAGGATGTAACGATCTGTCTGCTCGCCGCGGCGATGTCGGCGGGTGCGGGATGCTCGTCGCAACGGGCGTCGGCCGAGAGTCCGGAGGCGCTGCCCTTCGAGATGCCGGCAGTCCCCCGGCCGCAGATTCCGGCGCGTGCGGTCAGTATCGTTGATTTCGGGGCGGTGGGCGACGGCCACACCCTCAACACGACGGCCTTTGCCGCGGCCATCGATTCGCTGGCGGCGCAGGGCGGCGGCCGCGTAACGGTCCCCGAGGGGGTCTGGTACACGGGCCCCATCGTCCTGAAGGATCATATCGAACTGCATCTCGAACAGAATGCCCTGATCGTCTTCGACAACGATCCCGCGCACTATCCGCTCGTGGAGACCACCTTCGAGGGGCTCAATACGCTGCGGTGCCAGTCGCCGCTCTCGGCGTGCGGGGCGAAGGATGTCGCCATCACGGGCCGCGGGGTGATCGACGGCAACGGCGATGCCTGGCGGGCCGTCAAGCGCGACAAGCTCACCGACCGCGAATGGAAGGCCAAACTGGCCTCGGGGGGCGTTCTCTCCGACGACGGCAAGACATGGTATCCCTCCGAGAGTTACAAGTTCGGCGCCACGTCGGGGGCCGACCAGAACGTCTCGACGTGGGCCACCACGCGCGAGGATTTCGAGCGGATGCACGACTTCCTGCGTCCGGTGATGGTCTCGCTGCACCACTGCGAAAACGTGCTGCTTGAGGGGGTTACGTTCCAGAACTCCCCCTGCTGGAACATCCATCCGGCCATGTGCACCAACCTGACGGTCCACAATATCACGGTTCGCTGCCCGGACTACGCACAGAACAGCGACGGCATCGACATCGAGTCGTGCCGCAACGTTGTGGTGACCTCCTCGCGTTTCGACGTGGGTGACGACGGCATCTGCATCAAGAGCGGCAAGGACGAGGCGGGACGTCGGCGCGGCATTCCGTGCGAGAACATCCTGGTCTCGGACTGCATTGTCTTCCACGGTCACGGCGGTTTTGTCGTCGGGAGCGAGATGTCGGGCGGCGTGCGTAACGTGCTGGTTTCCGACTGCATCTTCTCGGGTACGGATGTCGGACTGCGCTTCAAGTCGACGCGCGGCCGCGGCGGGGTGGTCGAGAACATCTGGATCGAGGATATCACGATGAACAACATCTTGCAGGAGCCGCTGCTGTTCGACCTCTTCTACGGGGGCAAGTCGGCCTCGGAGGCTTTAGCCGAGGGCGGATCGGCCGCAGCCGCGGATCTCGAGCCGAAACCCGTCGACGAGACGACGCCGGCCTTCCGCAACATCCACATCCGGAACGTCTGGTGCCGCGGGGCGCGCCGTGCGATGTACTTCAACGGTCTTCCGGAGATGAACGTCGAACACGTGACGGTCGAGAATACGCATATCTACGCCCGGACGGGCGCCCGGATCAACGAGTCGACGGACGTTGTGCTGCGCGACGTGCAGATCATCCCCGAGGAGGGCCCGGCGCTGATGCTCAACAACGTGAAGAGCCTCCGCGTCGAGAATTTCACCTGCCCCGCGGGGCTTCCGACGGCGCTGCAGGTCACGGGCAGCCGCAACCGCGACGTGGAGATCCGTTCGCCGCACATTGCGGCGTCCAACGCCTCCCTTTCGGAGACTTCCGCCGGGCAGGTGGCCATTAACCGATAA
- a CDS encoding DUF4861 family protein — translation MRRILLLMLLLGCVSGPLTARTLKARYRVTTSDQRRDCPVVIRDIPDWAVSATVTSDGETIPVQLDRPLGELAFVADISGSREFRVTYSSRPARHGYPSRVHAQMWLKQPDKTLQAADTVSSTRDDMYHKLHHHGPAFESEYAAYRIYFDKKQTIDTYGKKHPRLELAETMWYPTAEQMAAGSGYDNLRVFGSVGVGTLKGWDASKRKMIHITDFARREARILARGPVRTVVEMRVEGWRYCDREIAMTSRYILYAGHGEVQVENRIEGDFRGLLFTTGVMKMAEHRVERGEDWVAAWGRDFPENDTLKWERESVGLAVALPAAQIVSGQDDRTSCLFQLTPDAQGRIDYAMGMCWRRSEWFDGLSDEECLRRLEASVAEARKPVAVERVR, via the coding sequence ATGAGACGAATTCTGCTGTTGATGCTTCTGCTGGGCTGCGTGTCCGGCCCCCTGACCGCCCGAACGCTGAAAGCCCGCTATCGGGTGACGACCTCCGACCAGCGGCGCGACTGTCCGGTGGTCATCCGCGACATCCCGGACTGGGCCGTGAGCGCCACGGTCACCTCCGACGGGGAGACCATCCCCGTGCAGCTGGACCGACCGCTGGGCGAACTGGCCTTCGTGGCGGATATCTCCGGCAGCCGGGAGTTCCGCGTGACCTATTCGTCACGCCCCGCGCGGCACGGCTACCCGAGCCGTGTCCACGCCCAGATGTGGTTGAAGCAGCCCGACAAGACGCTGCAGGCCGCCGATACGGTCAGCTCGACGCGTGACGACATGTATCACAAGCTGCACCACCACGGCCCGGCCTTTGAGTCGGAGTATGCCGCCTACCGCATCTACTTCGACAAGAAGCAGACGATCGACACCTATGGCAAGAAACACCCGCGGCTCGAACTGGCCGAGACGATGTGGTATCCGACTGCGGAGCAGATGGCCGCCGGATCGGGTTACGACAATCTGCGGGTCTTCGGCTCGGTGGGGGTCGGGACGCTCAAGGGGTGGGACGCCTCGAAGCGGAAGATGATCCACATTACGGATTTCGCCCGGCGCGAGGCGCGGATCCTGGCCCGGGGCCCCGTGCGCACGGTCGTGGAGATGCGCGTCGAGGGGTGGCGCTACTGCGACCGCGAGATCGCCATGACGTCGCGCTATATCCTCTATGCGGGCCACGGTGAGGTGCAGGTCGAGAACCGCATCGAGGGCGACTTCAGGGGGCTGCTCTTCACGACAGGCGTGATGAAGATGGCCGAGCACCGTGTCGAGCGCGGCGAGGATTGGGTGGCCGCCTGGGGACGCGACTTCCCGGAGAACGACACGCTCAAGTGGGAGCGCGAGAGCGTCGGACTGGCCGTGGCGTTACCGGCCGCGCAGATCGTCTCGGGGCAGGACGACCGGACGAGCTGCCTCTTCCAGCTGACGCCCGACGCGCAGGGGCGGATCGACTATGCCATGGGGATGTGCTGGCGGCGGAGCGAGTGGTTCGACGGGCTGAGCGACGAGGAGTGCCTCCGCCGGCTGGAGGCCTCGGTTGCCGAGGCGCGCAAACCCGTCGCGGTGGAACGTGTGCGGTAA
- a CDS encoding S9 family peptidase, producing MLRILLFCLCMTFAVPAVQASEPDPFAPQPLTQLLPMLESRFGARISCKRFDPDTVRISYAAFRCRPYSLDESLDNLLRATDLVWRRAEPDDASPRITIQPYEYYRRTPADGEKLLAWLSSLCDDRASWEQRRGQLLTEARAALGLEPFRRALTADPDIRLGRRIRHDGYATRNYALETLPGLYVCGTIYEPLTGGRHPLIVSPAGHWEGGRYRRDQQMRMATFARMGAVAVDMDIFGWGDSERQVGREAHTADYAMQIQVLWSVAVTEWMIASRRDIDTTRLASTGGSGGATHALLLALCDGRFAVLAPVVHLVSHFDGGCPCESRRPVTLAGGGSCMPELLAAVMAPRPTLVVSDGGDWTATYPRLEYPFLQRIWGFYGAEAKIRNVHLPDERHDYGVNKRRAVYAFLAETLGLDLTAVDESRVELLPERALQSFADGLPAGALRSRGGLERLLKTLE from the coding sequence ATGCTGCGAATCCTCCTTTTTTGTCTGTGCATGACGTTCGCTGTACCGGCCGTGCAGGCCTCCGAACCCGATCCGTTCGCACCGCAGCCGCTCACACAACTGCTCCCGATGCTCGAATCCCGCTTCGGAGCCCGTATCTCCTGCAAACGCTTCGATCCCGATACGGTGCGGATTTCGTATGCGGCATTCCGCTGTCGCCCCTATTCGTTGGACGAAAGTCTGGACAATCTGCTCCGCGCGACCGATCTGGTGTGGCGCCGTGCCGAGCCGGACGACGCCTCGCCCCGCATCACGATCCAACCCTACGAATACTACCGCCGTACGCCTGCCGACGGCGAGAAGCTGCTCGCCTGGCTTTCATCGCTCTGCGACGACCGCGCATCGTGGGAGCAGCGCCGCGGACAGCTGCTGACCGAGGCCCGCGCGGCGCTCGGACTCGAACCTTTCCGGCGGGCGCTGACGGCCGATCCCGATATCCGCCTCGGGCGCCGCATCCGCCACGACGGCTACGCGACGCGCAACTACGCCCTCGAGACGCTGCCGGGGCTCTACGTCTGCGGCACGATCTACGAGCCCCTCACCGGGGGACGCCACCCGCTCATCGTCTCGCCGGCCGGCCACTGGGAGGGCGGCCGCTACCGCCGCGACCAGCAGATGCGTATGGCTACCTTTGCCCGCATGGGAGCCGTAGCCGTCGACATGGACATCTTCGGCTGGGGCGATTCCGAACGGCAGGTGGGGCGCGAGGCCCACACGGCAGACTATGCCATGCAGATCCAGGTGCTGTGGTCGGTGGCGGTCACCGAGTGGATGATCGCTTCGCGCCGCGATATCGACACAACGCGCCTGGCCTCGACGGGCGGTTCGGGCGGGGCGACCCACGCGCTGCTGCTGGCGCTGTGCGACGGCCGCTTTGCGGTGCTGGCGCCGGTCGTGCATCTGGTGTCGCACTTCGACGGCGGTTGTCCGTGCGAGAGCCGTCGCCCGGTGACGCTGGCCGGCGGTGGGAGTTGTATGCCCGAACTGCTGGCTGCGGTGATGGCTCCGCGCCCGACGCTTGTGGTGAGCGACGGCGGCGACTGGACGGCGACCTATCCCCGGCTCGAATATCCCTTCCTGCAGCGCATCTGGGGCTTCTACGGTGCGGAGGCGAAGATCCGTAACGTCCATCTTCCCGACGAGCGGCACGACTACGGCGTCAACAAGCGCCGGGCGGTCTACGCCTTTTTGGCCGAGACGCTGGGGCTTGACCTCACGGCCGTGGATGAGAGCCGCGTGGAGCTGCTCCCCGAGCGGGCGCTGCAGAGTTTTGCCGACGGACTTCCCGCGGGAGCGCTGCGCAGTCGCGGGGGGCTGGAGCGGCTGCTCAAAACCTTGGAATAA
- a CDS encoding phage integrase SAM-like domain-containing protein, with the protein MERTTFGLLFYIRRDKTNKKGEAPVFMRLTINGERADASIKRFIEPHAWNSAKGKANEKSRGGKDLNLYLDAISANILRIQRDLELDKKEVSAQIILNRYLGKAQSDRHTLMEVFRAHNEKCRELSGISLAPATVIRYETTLRLTEEFLQKSYQKEDCYLDEVTNQFIEDFEFFLKTVRRCCHNTTSKYLMNFKKIVRIALAKGWMKKDPFAQVHFHFEPVEREFLEKQELKVLLNKEITITRLAQVRDIFCFCCLTGLAFMDVQQLKPEHLVADIHGKIWIRKARQKTKNMCNIPLLDEAQKIIDRYRDHPYCQTHGVLLPVCSNQKMNSYLKELADICGIRKNLSTHCARHTYAVLQLANGTDIYTVSKMLGKAKQTVYTLSRLGEIPSCRQGRKAYFYKDELLAWINNSKIKPAQEIKKNAERAIYWGTRHGRQHNTLS; encoded by the coding sequence ATGGAAAGGACAACATTCGGACTGTTGTTTTACATTCGGCGGGACAAGACCAACAAAAAAGGCGAAGCTCCCGTGTTTATGCGTCTGACAATCAACGGAGAACGCGCTGACGCTTCGATCAAGCGCTTCATCGAGCCGCACGCCTGGAACTCGGCAAAAGGAAAAGCCAACGAAAAAAGCCGCGGCGGAAAGGATTTGAACCTGTACCTGGACGCCATTTCCGCCAACATTCTGCGAATTCAAAGAGACCTCGAGCTCGACAAGAAAGAGGTGTCTGCCCAGATCATACTGAACCGCTATCTGGGCAAGGCGCAGTCGGACCGTCACACGCTGATGGAGGTCTTTCGTGCCCACAACGAAAAGTGCAGGGAGCTGTCGGGCATCAGTCTCGCTCCGGCAACGGTGATCCGCTACGAAACCACGCTGCGGCTGACCGAGGAGTTTCTGCAAAAGAGCTATCAAAAAGAGGACTGCTATCTGGATGAGGTCACGAATCAGTTTATCGAAGACTTCGAGTTTTTTCTCAAGACCGTCCGGCGGTGCTGCCACAACACGACTTCGAAGTACCTCATGAACTTCAAGAAGATTGTCCGCATTGCGCTGGCCAAAGGTTGGATGAAGAAGGATCCCTTCGCCCAGGTTCATTTCCATTTCGAGCCGGTCGAACGCGAGTTTCTCGAGAAACAGGAGCTGAAGGTGCTGCTCAACAAGGAGATCACCATCACGCGACTGGCGCAGGTCCGCGACATCTTCTGTTTCTGCTGTCTGACGGGGCTGGCCTTTATGGACGTGCAACAGCTCAAACCCGAGCATCTGGTGGCGGACATCCACGGCAAGATCTGGATCCGCAAGGCGCGGCAGAAGACCAAGAACATGTGCAACATCCCGCTGCTCGACGAGGCGCAAAAGATTATCGACCGCTACAGGGACCACCCCTACTGCCAGACGCACGGCGTGCTGCTCCCCGTATGCAGCAACCAGAAGATGAACTCCTACCTGAAGGAGTTGGCCGACATCTGCGGCATCCGCAAGAATCTCTCGACGCATTGCGCGCGCCACACCTATGCAGTCCTGCAGTTGGCGAATGGAACTGATATCTACACCGTAAGCAAAATGCTGGGAAAAGCCAAGCAAACCGTCTATACGCTTTCCCGTTTAGGCGAAATCCCCAGCTGTCGTCAAGGACGCAAAGCCTATTTCTACAAGGACGAATTGCTGGCATGGATCAACAACAGCAAAATCAAGCCGGCTCAGGAGATCAAAAAGAATGCGGAACGAGCGATTTATTGGGGAACCCGGCACGGTCGTCAGCATAATACTCTTTCCTGA
- a CDS encoding DUF5074 domain-containing protein — protein sequence MKRIFYYLLPAISCMMLWTACSEDSGKDGPEGSGGNGGGSEPGKTLGGYADPDGVLILNGGSRPNENGSLTYIAPDGTVEEDVYKRVNGTELGNDAADLYMCDGKLYILCDDQLHFDDLPVGDGALIIADAVTLKKEKVFTCDQLQFPRPPETNGESEYMQVMSLKNIVVMDEENIYFSDEQGLFRFNSKTGENVIVKGSYALANQGSPVHNLEAIVSTRGMAVIGDRLYSCASGFWTSTKLLEFVKGKDEVNRELELPKGDFISGICKNGDHELIVGTCGRLGEGSNFLHFIDLDTWTITQTKAIGSEISAEFRNSPGITLCGDHIYHAAGSTTVGRTSIKTWKSEAAYIDTTADEPTARYLNCNVAADPEKQYLYVAVSQEYAENVVSPGNILVYDISGDEPKLVQNIAGKTSYPNGIYPVSQFY from the coding sequence ATGAAACGAATATTTTATTATCTGTTGCCCGCAATATCCTGCATGATGCTGTGGACAGCCTGTTCGGAAGATTCGGGTAAAGATGGCCCGGAAGGTTCCGGCGGAAATGGCGGAGGTAGTGAACCGGGGAAAACACTCGGCGGATATGCCGATCCCGACGGCGTACTGATTTTGAATGGAGGTTCACGTCCTAACGAGAACGGATCGCTGACTTATATCGCTCCCGACGGAACGGTCGAGGAGGATGTTTACAAACGCGTGAACGGAACGGAACTCGGCAACGATGCTGCAGATCTTTATATGTGCGATGGCAAACTGTACATTCTTTGTGATGATCAGCTTCATTTTGATGACCTGCCTGTCGGAGACGGCGCACTGATCATTGCCGATGCCGTAACCTTGAAGAAAGAAAAAGTCTTCACATGCGACCAGCTTCAATTCCCTCGACCTCCCGAGACAAATGGAGAATCTGAATATATGCAGGTAATGTCGCTGAAAAATATTGTAGTGATGGATGAGGAAAACATCTATTTTTCAGATGAGCAAGGGCTGTTTCGCTTCAATAGTAAAACCGGGGAGAACGTCATTGTCAAGGGATCGTATGCTCTTGCCAATCAGGGAAGTCCGGTACACAACCTCGAAGCGATTGTTTCGACACGCGGTATGGCGGTTATCGGAGATAGGCTTTATTCGTGTGCGAGCGGTTTTTGGACATCGACGAAGCTTCTGGAGTTTGTCAAGGGAAAAGATGAGGTAAACCGTGAGCTGGAATTGCCGAAAGGCGATTTCATCAGTGGAATCTGCAAAAACGGGGATCATGAATTGATCGTAGGGACCTGCGGACGCTTGGGTGAGGGTTCAAATTTTCTGCACTTTATTGATCTCGACACTTGGACGATCACTCAGACGAAAGCTATCGGTTCCGAAATCTCAGCCGAGTTCAGGAACTCTCCGGGCATTACGTTATGCGGAGATCATATCTACCATGCTGCTGGTTCGACGACCGTCGGCCGCACCTCGATCAAAACATGGAAATCGGAGGCGGCATACATCGACACGACGGCCGACGAACCCACGGCACGGTATCTCAACTGCAATGTGGCGGCCGATCCGGAAAAACAGTATCTCTACGTTGCTGTATCGCAGGAGTATGCTGAGAATGTGGTCTCTCCGGGAAATATCCTGGTGTACGACATCAGCGGTGATGAGCCGAAACTCGTACAAAATATTGCCGGCAAGACGAGCTATCCCAACGGAATTTATCCGGTATCGCAGTTTTATTGA